The Ferrimonas balearica DSM 9799 genome includes the window ATAAAAAGAGATGATTTCGTGATGCTGATCACGATGGGATGGTGCTGTTTCCTAATTGTTTCAGAGAGGTTGAGCGAGATCAAAGTTGCTGTTGGGAAAGCTCGCTAGGGTTGGCGCCATAAGGTTACGGGAACCAACCCTTTCTCACCTCATGGAGTGAACAAGATGAAAACCAAACTGCTGTCTCTGGCGATTCTCACTGCCCTCTCTGCTCCGGCCTTTTCTCACGAAGCGGGCGATTTTATCGTTCGTGTTGGTGCTGCCACCGTAGCGCCGAATGAAAGCTCAGGGCAAGTAGCCACTTTTGGTGAGTTTGCGGTTGATGACAACACTCAGCTGGGCCTGAACTTCACCTACATGGTGACTAACAACTTTGGTGTGGAACTGCTGGCCGCTACCCCATTCAGCCACGAAGTGACCCTGCCGGAAGCTGGTGTCAACGATCTGGCTAAGCTGAAGCACCTGCCGCCGACCCTGATGGCCCAGTACTACTTCGGTTCCGGTAACCTGCGTCCCTATATCGGTGCCGGTGTGAACATGACCGTTTTCTTCGACGAGAAGTTCACCAATGACCTCGACGGCGCACTGAGCGATCTGGACGTGGACACCTCCTTTGGCCTGGCGGGCCAGGTGGGCATCGATTACAAATTTAACGACAACTGGCTGGTGAACGCGTCCGTTTGGTATATCGATATCGGCACCGACGTGAACTTCAATCTGGGCGAAGACCGGGTATCCATTAAGACCGACATCGACCCCTGGGTTTACATGCTTTCCGTGGGTTACACCTTCTAAAGCGAAACCCGGTCACAAAGACAGACGCAAAAAAGCCACCCGCTTGGGTGGCTTTTTGCTGTGCGGGCCTCAGCCCTTGTATTTGCGCTTGTTGTAGATGTACTCCGGCAACAGCGCAGTCAGCCAGCTGATTACGCGCCAGCGGCGGGTAACGTACACAGTGTGTTTGGCTTTTTTCATTGCTTTGACGCACTGCTGGGCGATCACCGGCAGCGGCGCGCTCCACAGCTTGCTGCCGCGGCCCTGCATCTTGTCGAGGTAGCCCATGCGCAGGTCGGTGATGGTAACCGGCAGCTTCAGGCGCTGGGCATGCAGGCGCAGGCCCTGCAGGTAGTTCTGCTGGAACGCTTTGGAGGCGTGGAAGGCCACCTGCGGACCACCGCGCTCACCGGCGATGGAGGTCAGGGCTGCCAGTTGGCCATACTTTTGCTCCACCATGCGGGCAAAGGCGGCGTTGGCCAGGGCGGTAAAGCCGGTGACGTTGATGTCGATGACGGTTTTGTCCAGTGCCCAGGGCAGGTCCAGGTCCAGGCCACCGGCGGCGGTGTTGATCACCACCAGGGCGGCGCCGTCCAGCTTCTGCCACAGGGCCTCGAACGCCTCCCGACAGGCTTCCGGGTTCTGGATGTCGATGGCCACCATCTCGGTCTGCGGGCCCAGCTTTTCAGCCAATGGGGCCAGCGCGTCGGTATCCGCGGCCATCAGGCCGAGGCGCACGTTGTCTTTGGCCAGTTCCAGCGCCAGGGCCTGGGAGAGGCCGGAGTTTGCGCCGATCAGGATGGCACTTAATTGACTCATAAAAATGGAAACTCTTGCGGGGTATGGGCCGATTCTAGAGAGGCTGAAGGGGCCTCACAAGGTCATAACCGACACTTTCACAAAAGCTGTCCGGACTTGTGGACGTCCAGATGTCCTGTTATAACGGTCGAGTTACTTAAGGAGAAGCGATATGCCGGTCAAGGTGCCTGACAGTCTGCCCGCGTCCGCAATACTGCGGGGCGAGAACATCTTTGTGATGTCTGAAACCCGGGCTGAGGCCCAGAACATCCGGCCCCTGAAGCTGCTTATCCTTAATCTGATGCCCAATAAGATTGAAACCGAAACCCAGCTGTTACGGTTACTGGGCAACAGCCCCCTGCAGGTGGATGTGGAGCTGCTGCGTATCCACAACCGTCCCTCAAAGCACACCCCCTGTGACCATATGAACGCGTTTTATCGTGACTTCGAACAGGTGCGTGGCAACAACTACGATGGGCTGATCATCACCGGTGCGCCTCTGGGTGATCTGGAGTTTGAAGAGGTGGCCTATTGGGATGAGATCCGCGCCATCATCGACTGGTCACAGCAGCACGCCACCTCGGTGTTGTTCCTGTGCTGGGCGGCTCACGCGGCGTTCTACCATCTCTACGGCATCAAGCGTTACCTGCGGGAGGAGAAGATCTCCGGGGTGTTCCAGCACCGTCGGGTGCATGAGCATGTGCCGCTGCTGCGGGGCTTTGATGATGAGTTCTGGGTACCGCACTCCCGTTATGCCCAGGTGTCGCTGGACCAGCTCAAGGCCCATGGCGACCTGAAGGTGCTGGCGGAATCCGATGTGGCGGGCGCCTATCTGGTGGTGGATCAGAACAACCGCAATCTGTTTGTGACCGGCCATCCTGAATACACCCGCACTACCTTGCAGGATGAATACCGCCGTGACCTGGCCGCCGGGCTGACGCCGCAGGTGCCGAACCACTACTATCCCGAGGATGACCCCACCCGGCCGCCCCGGGCCAGTTGGCACGCTCACGGGGCCTTGCTGTTCAGTAATTGGCTCAACTACTACGTCTACCAGCAGACCCCGTTCGATCTGAACGACATGGCGGGCATGACCCCCTGGGAGTGACTCAGAACGGCATCTTTGTGGCGCCCTGGGGCAGGTGCCAGAAGCGTTTGTCGGCGAAGGCGTACTGCCACACCGGATACATCAGGATCAGCACCACCACGAAGTGCATCAGCAGCGGGAACAGGTGCATCGGGTCCGGTTGGTCGAGCCACACCATAAAGCCCATCACCAGGGTGAACTGACAGGTCACAAACAGCAGGCTGGCGCAGGCGATGGCAAACCAGCGCGGCACAATGGGATAGTGGTAGGCAAAGCCAAAAGCGGGCAGCAGCAGCAAACCACCGCACCAGACCACCAGCCACTGCAGCATGGTCAGCCCTCCGGTAAACAGCCAGGTCAGCAGTTGGGTGCCCATCAGGGCCGCCACCATGGCAATCATTACGCGCCAGAACAGCATCGTCGTCTCCCCAAAAGTGCGTATGCCATGCCGTTGTACCAAGGGGAATTTTCCCATTCAACTCAACTCGTTGGGTTACTTAACGCAGATCATGGTGAACAAAAAAAGCGCGGCCTGGGCCGCACTTTTTGGGGGGGGAGGGGGATGATCACTCAGAAGTCGTAACTCAATCTCAGGTAATAGAATCCGCCGTTAATGCCAACCGGTGCGGTGGCGGGATAGCGAGCCCCCGCAATGCCCTGCCAGGGATGCTCATCAGCACGTTGATCCAACAGGTTCTGGGCACCGATGGCAGCCGACACGCCATCTGCCATGTGGTAACGAAGCTCGGCATCCACGGTCCAGGCGGCCTCACCCTCAATGGGGAAGATCTCGGAATCCAGGTGGTCCTCAAAGTATTCGCCAAAGTAGTTGAGCCTGAGCAGGCCATCATAGTCGCCGATGCGGTGGTTGGCGGACAGGTTGCCTTTGTGGCGCGGCAGGTTTTGCTCCAGCAGTCGCACTTTGGTGTCACTGATGTTGGCCGGGTTGAAGTCGGTGACTTCGGTTTGGTTCCAGTTGTAGGCCAGGGCAAAGCTGGTGTCGCCCCAACCGCTGCTCAGGCGGTAGTTCGCCACCAGGTCGACCCCCTGAGTGGTGGTATCGAAGTCATTGGTAAAGTAACGCACGCTGCTGAAGCTGCTGGCGTCCAGAATACCCTGATTGAGCAGTGCCTGGATCTCATCGTCCGTCAGCGTCAACGGTGAGGTCTGACTGATTCGGTCCTGCACCTCGATATGGTAGTAATCGAAGGTAACGTACAGGTCACCCAGGGTGGCAACGGCGCCGAGGGTGTAACTGAAGGACTCCTCAGGTTCCAGCGGCTTGCCCCCTTTCTGCATTGCGATGGGGT containing:
- the ompW gene encoding outer membrane protein OmpW, translated to MKTKLLSLAILTALSAPAFSHEAGDFIVRVGAATVAPNESSGQVATFGEFAVDDNTQLGLNFTYMVTNNFGVELLAATPFSHEVTLPEAGVNDLAKLKHLPPTLMAQYYFGSGNLRPYIGAGVNMTVFFDEKFTNDLDGALSDLDVDTSFGLAGQVGIDYKFNDNWLVNASVWYIDIGTDVNFNLGEDRVSIKTDIDPWVYMLSVGYTF
- a CDS encoding SDR family NAD(P)-dependent oxidoreductase, producing the protein MSQLSAILIGANSGLSQALALELAKDNVRLGLMAADTDALAPLAEKLGPQTEMVAIDIQNPEACREAFEALWQKLDGAALVVINTAAGGLDLDLPWALDKTVIDINVTGFTALANAAFARMVEQKYGQLAALTSIAGERGGPQVAFHASKAFQQNYLQGLRLHAQRLKLPVTITDLRMGYLDKMQGRGSKLWSAPLPVIAQQCVKAMKKAKHTVYVTRRWRVISWLTALLPEYIYNKRKYKG
- the metA gene encoding homoserine O-acetyltransferase MetA is translated as MPVKVPDSLPASAILRGENIFVMSETRAEAQNIRPLKLLILNLMPNKIETETQLLRLLGNSPLQVDVELLRIHNRPSKHTPCDHMNAFYRDFEQVRGNNYDGLIITGAPLGDLEFEEVAYWDEIRAIIDWSQQHATSVLFLCWAAHAAFYHLYGIKRYLREEKISGVFQHRRVHEHVPLLRGFDDEFWVPHSRYAQVSLDQLKAHGDLKVLAESDVAGAYLVVDQNNRNLFVTGHPEYTRTTLQDEYRRDLAAGLTPQVPNHYYPEDDPTRPPRASWHAHGALLFSNWLNYYVYQQTPFDLNDMAGMTPWE